The following coding sequences lie in one Euhalothece natronophila Z-M001 genomic window:
- a CDS encoding carboxypeptidase regulatory-like domain-containing protein has product MNAKLIPLYLGFFLLGTSAPAWGHAAIAEHRQVSAIEVRGTYDTGEAMSEAQITIYSPENPDEPWLEGTTDEDGTFVFVPDPEKPGTWVARLREAGHGDMTAIEVEASEEGEVESVAEGWEGGGYTPLQTALMAILGVWGFVGTALFFARKKSANQEES; this is encoded by the coding sequence ATGAATGCTAAACTGATCCCGTTATACCTTGGTTTCTTCTTGTTAGGAACATCTGCTCCTGCTTGGGGACACGCCGCGATCGCTGAACATCGTCAAGTGTCCGCCATTGAAGTACGAGGCACTTATGACACGGGAGAAGCGATGTCAGAAGCCCAAATTACCATCTACTCTCCTGAAAACCCTGATGAGCCTTGGTTAGAAGGAACGACTGATGAAGACGGAACATTTGTGTTTGTACCTGATCCTGAAAAACCAGGGACTTGGGTAGCAAGATTACGAGAAGCAGGACACGGTGATATGACAGCAATTGAGGTGGAAGCCTCTGAAGAGGGAGAAGTGGAATCAGTGGCAGAAGGTTGGGAAGGGGGCGGTTATACCCCTTTACAAACGGCTCTCATGGCAATCCTTGGTGTATGGGGCTTTGTTGGGACAGCCCTTTTCTTTGCTCGTAAGAAGTCTGCAAATCAAGAGGAAAGCTGA
- a CDS encoding ribulose bisphosphate carboxylase small subunit: MKTTPKEPRYETLSYLPPLTDQQIGKQIQYMLDQGFIPAVEFQESPKPEDHHWTLWKLPLFEVNSPQEVLNEVRECRSEYSNSYIRVVGFDNIRQCQMISFIVYKPEGGVRY; encoded by the coding sequence ATGAAAACGACACCAAAAGAGCCTCGTTACGAAACACTGTCTTATTTACCCCCTTTAACTGACCAGCAAATTGGTAAACAAATTCAATATATGTTGGATCAGGGGTTTATTCCTGCGGTTGAGTTTCAAGAATCCCCTAAACCTGAAGATCACCACTGGACTTTATGGAAATTGCCTTTGTTTGAGGTTAATTCTCCTCAAGAGGTTTTAAACGAAGTGCGCGAATGCCGTTCTGAATACTCTAATTCCTACATTCGTGTAGTTGGTTTTGATAATATTCGTCAATGCCAAATGATTAGCTTTATTGTTTATAAACCTGAAGGTGGCGTTCGCTACTAA
- a CDS encoding transferase — translation MSVLSLPITGHTEVYVSGEVTIDETATIAPGVILQATAQGRIIIRAGACLGMGTILTATEGTIEIGEGVILGAGVLIVGSGKISDRACIGAASTLISTSIEEMQLVSPGSLLGAPTRAENQTSTSQNGQSPPFNPDNNGGVTNSESNNSPEELSPASNSHPQPQDDSDDPWDENENPSEDEENSPSQEQSRNQATIYGQTHIERLMVTLFPHKDQFNKPNNNS, via the coding sequence ATGTCTGTGCTTTCCTTGCCGATAACAGGTCATACCGAAGTTTATGTCAGTGGTGAGGTGACGATTGACGAAACTGCGACGATCGCGCCTGGGGTGATTCTCCAAGCGACCGCCCAGGGACGAATCATCATCAGAGCAGGGGCTTGCCTTGGAATGGGAACAATTTTAACGGCAACGGAAGGAACCATTGAAATTGGGGAAGGAGTGATTTTAGGGGCAGGAGTTTTAATTGTTGGTTCAGGTAAAATCAGCGATCGCGCTTGTATTGGCGCAGCGAGTACCCTAATTTCTACCTCCATTGAGGAAATGCAGTTAGTGTCTCCGGGTAGTCTTTTAGGTGCTCCCACTCGGGCTGAAAATCAAACTTCCACCTCCCAAAATGGACAAAGTCCTCCCTTTAACCCTGATAACAATGGGGGTGTCACCAATTCCGAGTCTAATAATTCTCCAGAAGAATTGTCCCCTGCAAGCAACAGTCATCCTCAACCCCAAGACGACAGCGATGATCCTTGGGATGAAAACGAAAATCCCTCTGAAGACGAAGAAAATAGCCCTTCTCAAGAGCAATCCCGTAACCAAGCCACAATTTATGGTCAAACTCATATTGAACGCTTAATGGTAACGTTATTTCCCCATAAAGATCAATTTAACAAACCCAACAATAACTCGTAA
- the rcbX gene encoding RuBisCO chaperone RbcX encodes MNSKRVAQETAKVLQDYLTYQAVRTILDQLSETNPTQAIWLRQFSQQHSLQDSESYLNALMVERKDLVMRIMTVREDLAERVLEFLPEMVRSGIDQSNLHYRCQILERLTQTPSENIENSNPDETDSSE; translated from the coding sequence ATGAACTCAAAACGAGTGGCTCAAGAAACTGCCAAAGTGCTGCAAGATTATTTAACTTATCAAGCAGTGCGAACTATTCTGGATCAGTTATCAGAAACCAATCCCACCCAAGCTATCTGGTTACGTCAATTTTCTCAACAGCATAGTTTGCAAGATAGTGAAAGCTATCTCAACGCCTTAATGGTGGAGCGAAAAGACCTTGTCATGCGAATTATGACTGTGCGAGAAGACCTTGCAGAAAGAGTTTTGGAGTTTTTACCAGAGATGGTTCGTTCTGGTATTGACCAATCTAATCTGCACTATCGTTGCCAAATTTTAGAACGTTTAACTCAAACGCCATCTGAAAATATAGAAAACTCGAACCCAGATGAAACGGATTCGAGTGAATAA
- the hemG gene encoding protoporphyrinogen oxidase, with translation MLDSLIIGAGISGLSTAYRLQEKNQEILVTEKRDRAGGNIISQQQGEFLWEEGPNSFSPTPELLKLAVDVGLKDEFVFADRALPRYIYWQGKLRQVPMTPPAAITTPLLSPLGKLRALSGALGFAPPKVTNQPETVAEFFSRNLGSEVAERLVSPFVSGVYAGDVNQLEAAAAFGRVTKLADTGGGLVAGAILSRGKKKKPAATDNKEIPETKSGELGTFKQGLQQLPSAIASKLGDNLKLNWELQSLSRHPEQGYIAEFSTPEGQQTIEAKTVVLTTPAHVASPLLQDISPESSNALAEIPYPPVACVVLAYPIDALRFPLNGFGNLNPRSQNLRTLGTIWSSILFPGRTPQGWYLLTNFIGGATDPEIAQLSEEEIIQQVHQDLEKVLVKPNTEPKPLAVRLWSKAIPQYNVGHLERLKTAKDGLKDLPGLFLCSNYLDGVALGDCVRRGEETSQAILEITKATSGA, from the coding sequence ATGTTAGATAGTTTAATTATTGGCGCTGGCATTAGTGGTTTAAGTACCGCCTATCGGTTACAAGAAAAGAATCAAGAAATTTTAGTGACGGAAAAGCGCGATCGCGCTGGTGGTAATATCATTAGCCAACAACAAGGGGAATTTCTCTGGGAAGAAGGACCCAATAGTTTTTCCCCTACCCCAGAATTGCTAAAACTGGCTGTGGATGTCGGATTAAAAGATGAGTTTGTGTTTGCCGATCGCGCTCTCCCTCGTTATATTTATTGGCAAGGGAAATTACGTCAAGTCCCCATGACTCCCCCGGCTGCAATTACAACTCCTTTACTCAGTCCTTTGGGGAAACTACGGGCGTTAAGTGGTGCATTAGGGTTTGCACCGCCGAAAGTCACCAATCAACCAGAAACCGTTGCTGAATTTTTCTCCCGTAATCTGGGAAGTGAAGTTGCCGAACGTCTGGTTAGTCCCTTTGTTTCTGGGGTTTATGCTGGAGATGTCAATCAACTAGAGGCTGCAGCTGCCTTTGGACGAGTCACCAAACTAGCGGATACTGGCGGTGGTTTAGTCGCAGGGGCAATATTATCTCGTGGGAAGAAAAAGAAACCTGCCGCAACAGACAATAAAGAGATTCCTGAAACTAAATCTGGAGAACTGGGAACCTTTAAGCAAGGATTACAACAATTACCAAGCGCGATCGCGTCTAAACTGGGAGATAACCTAAAACTCAACTGGGAACTGCAAAGCCTCTCTCGCCATCCCGAACAGGGCTATATTGCTGAATTTTCTACTCCTGAGGGGCAACAAACCATTGAAGCCAAAACCGTTGTTTTAACAACACCTGCTCATGTAGCTTCTCCCCTCTTACAAGATATCTCTCCTGAAAGCAGTAACGCCCTCGCTGAAATCCCCTATCCTCCTGTGGCTTGTGTCGTTCTCGCCTATCCCATTGATGCCCTACGCTTCCCCCTCAATGGCTTTGGTAATCTCAATCCTCGCAGTCAAAATCTTCGGACATTAGGCACAATCTGGAGTTCCATTCTATTCCCAGGGCGCACGCCTCAAGGCTGGTATCTTCTCACCAACTTTATTGGCGGCGCAACTGATCCTGAAATTGCCCAACTCAGTGAAGAGGAAATTATCCAACAAGTGCATCAAGACTTAGAAAAGGTTTTAGTTAAGCCCAACACCGAACCTAAACCGTTAGCAGTTCGTTTGTGGTCAAAAGCAATTCCTCAATATAATGTTGGGCATTTAGAGCGTTTAAAGACTGCAAAAGATGGCTTAAAAGACTTGCCAGGCCTCTTTTTATGCAGTAACTATCTTGATGGGGTAGCCCTTGGCGACTGTGTACGTCGCGGTGAAGAAACCAGTCAAGCCATATTAGAAATCACTAAAGCAACCTCAGGGGCGTAG
- the cbiM gene encoding cobalt transporter CbiM yields MHIPDGIVPPTVTITGYAITGGLTWFSLRQINRFSNPTEEIPKASLLTAAFFVASLIHVPVPPSSVHLVLNGLMGVVLGYFAFPAILIGLFFQAVFFQHGGLSTLGINAVIMGLPAILAYHFFQLRHRFRESAFWLNGFAFVAGMGGLVISALIFTGIIITTLPAEIDAEMEQNALLLALVAYSILSVIEGFFTTLLVSFFYRVKPELLSQTKNQESSS; encoded by the coding sequence ATGCACATCCCAGACGGTATTGTTCCCCCCACAGTTACAATTACAGGTTATGCCATCACAGGCGGATTAACTTGGTTTTCTTTACGGCAAATTAATCGCTTTAGTAATCCCACTGAGGAAATTCCCAAGGCTTCTTTACTTACGGCGGCGTTTTTTGTCGCCTCCTTAATTCATGTTCCGGTTCCCCCGTCTAGCGTTCATTTAGTCTTGAATGGGCTAATGGGGGTAGTGTTGGGCTACTTTGCTTTTCCAGCGATTTTAATTGGTTTATTTTTTCAAGCCGTTTTTTTCCAACATGGGGGACTCTCAACGTTAGGGATTAATGCTGTGATTATGGGACTTCCAGCCATTTTAGCTTATCATTTTTTCCAATTACGGCATCGGTTTCGAGAATCAGCTTTCTGGCTAAATGGATTTGCTTTTGTGGCGGGTATGGGAGGATTAGTCATTTCGGCACTAATTTTTACAGGGATTATTATTACCACCCTTCCTGCGGAGATTGATGCGGAAATGGAACAAAATGCGCTATTACTGGCGTTAGTTGCCTACAGTATTTTATCCGTGATTGAAGGCTTTTTTACCACTCTTCTGGTCTCTTTCTTCTATCGAGTGAAACCAGAGTTATTATCTCAGACAAAAAATCAAGAATCCTCGTCGTAA
- a CDS encoding form I ribulose bisphosphate carboxylase large subunit encodes MAQTKQASSGFKAGVQDYALTYYTPDYTPKDTDILAAFRVTAQPGVPPEEAGAAVAAESSTGTWTTVWTDHLTDLDRYKGRCYEIESIPGEENQFFAFVAYPLDLFEEGSVTNLLTSIVGNVFGFKALRALRLEDLRIPVAYLKTFQGPPHGITVERDLLNKYGRPLLGCTIKPKLGLSAKNYGRAAYECLRGGLDFTKDDENINSQPFMRWRDRFLFIAEAVHKAQAETNEIKGHYLNVTASTCDEMLKRAEFVKELEMPILMHDYLTGGFTANTTLAKWCRDNGVLMHIHRAMHAVIDRQKNHGIHFRVLAKCLRMSGGDHLHSGTVVGKLEGERDITLGFVDQMREDHVEEDRSRGNFFTQDWASMGGVMPVASGGIHIWHMPALVDIFGDDSCLQFGGGTLGHPWGNAPGATANRVALEACIQARNEGRNLAREGSDIIKEAARWSPELKVASELWKEIKFEYEAVDTI; translated from the coding sequence ATGGCACAAACAAAACAAGCATCGAGTGGTTTTAAAGCTGGGGTACAAGATTATGCCCTAACTTACTACACTCCCGATTACACCCCTAAAGATACTGATATTTTAGCCGCGTTCCGAGTAACAGCCCAGCCAGGAGTTCCTCCTGAAGAAGCAGGGGCAGCGGTTGCCGCTGAATCTTCCACAGGAACTTGGACAACAGTTTGGACAGACCATCTCACCGATTTAGACCGGTATAAAGGACGTTGCTACGAGATTGAGTCAATTCCAGGTGAAGAAAATCAGTTCTTTGCTTTTGTCGCCTATCCCCTTGACTTATTTGAAGAAGGATCCGTTACTAACTTATTAACCTCTATTGTTGGGAACGTCTTTGGCTTTAAAGCATTACGCGCCCTTCGTTTAGAAGACTTGCGGATTCCTGTAGCTTATCTCAAAACATTCCAAGGGCCTCCTCATGGCATCACCGTAGAACGGGATCTTCTCAATAAATATGGTCGTCCCTTACTCGGTTGCACCATTAAGCCCAAATTAGGACTATCCGCTAAAAACTATGGTCGCGCAGCTTATGAGTGTCTTCGTGGTGGCTTAGACTTCACCAAAGATGACGAAAACATTAACTCACAGCCCTTTATGCGGTGGCGCGATCGTTTCCTCTTTATTGCGGAAGCGGTTCATAAAGCCCAAGCTGAAACCAACGAAATTAAAGGTCACTATCTCAATGTCACTGCCTCTACCTGTGATGAGATGCTCAAGCGTGCCGAATTCGTCAAAGAATTAGAGATGCCCATTCTGATGCACGATTATCTCACTGGTGGCTTTACCGCAAACACCACCTTAGCGAAATGGTGTCGTGATAATGGCGTTCTCATGCACATCCACCGCGCGATGCACGCTGTTATTGACCGTCAGAAAAATCATGGGATTCACTTCCGTGTGCTGGCAAAATGCTTACGGATGTCTGGTGGCGATCACCTCCACTCAGGAACTGTTGTTGGGAAGTTAGAAGGTGAGCGCGATATTACCTTAGGTTTCGTGGATCAAATGCGCGAAGATCACGTGGAAGAAGATCGCTCTCGTGGTAACTTCTTTACTCAAGACTGGGCTTCCATGGGAGGAGTCATGCCTGTTGCTTCTGGCGGGATTCACATTTGGCATATGCCAGCGTTGGTTGATATCTTTGGAGATGATTCCTGCTTACAGTTTGGTGGCGGAACGTTAGGACACCCTTGGGGAAATGCCCCCGGTGCGACAGCGAACCGTGTTGCTCTAGAAGCCTGTATTCAAGCTCGTAATGAAGGTCGTAACCTTGCTCGTGAAGGTAGCGATATTATCAAAGAAGCAGCACGCTGGTCACCTGAACTGAAAGTTGCTTCCGAACTCTGGAAAGAAATTAAGTTCGAGTACGAAGCAGTGGATACTATCTAG